A single region of the Leisingera thetidis genome encodes:
- a CDS encoding YdcH family protein, with amino-acid sequence MSLSSHLTELKKKHEHLSMEVEQAQRSLSTDGLEIASMKKQKLKLKEEIERLTAEAV; translated from the coding sequence ATGAGCCTCAGCTCGCATCTGACCGAACTTAAGAAGAAGCACGAGCATCTGAGCATGGAAGTGGAGCAGGCCCAAAGGTCACTCAGTACCGACGGGTTGGAAATCGCATCAATGAAGAAGCAAAAGCTCAAGCTGAAGGAAGAGATTGAGCGCCTGACTGCCGAAGCAGTCTGA